The Gammaproteobacteria bacterium sequence TCTTGGCTTCATTAGGGGTAAGGCACAACGGGTTGCCGCCCTCATAAAGACGGACCAACCAAAATGCACCTGCTAACCAAAAAAGAGGGGGCGCCCACTTGAATATAGACGCTGTTCGTAAGGCCTATCGCCGTTACGCGGGCCTTTATGATTTTGGCTTCGGCCAGGTAATGCACCCGGGCCGCGAGGCGGTCATCCATAGCATGAACTGCCGGCCGGGCGACCGTATCCTGGAGGTCGGGGTCGGTACCGGCCTGTCGCTCCCCCTTTATCCGCGCGATGTGGAGGTGATAGGCATTGATATTTCGCCGGAGATGTTACAGAAGGCGCACGATCGCAAAGAACGGTTCGGCCTGAATCATGTAACCTCGTTGGCGGTGATGGATGCCGAGCAGATGAGCTATCCGGCCAACAGTTTTGACAAGGTCGTCGCCATGTATGTGGCCTCCGTCGTGCCTCATCCCATCAAACTGGTCAACGAAATGCGGCGCGTCTGCAAACCGGAGGGAAGGCTGTACATCGTCAATCATTTCCAACATACCAACCCGTTCATCTCACGCTTCGAGCGTCTGATTGCACCCTTTTCCGGACTGCTGGGATTCCGGCCTGACTTTTCGCTGGAGACCTTTGTGCTGGACACCCAACTCGACATCATCGAACATCACTCTGTGAATTTGTTTGGCTATTGGAGTCTGCTCGAGGCGCGTAACAATAAAGACATCTTGGACGACGGCATGCCGGCTCAGGCTACGGCCTGATCGC is a genomic window containing:
- a CDS encoding methyltransferase domain-containing protein → MNIDAVRKAYRRYAGLYDFGFGQVMHPGREAVIHSMNCRPGDRILEVGVGTGLSLPLYPRDVEVIGIDISPEMLQKAHDRKERFGLNHVTSLAVMDAEQMSYPANSFDKVVAMYVASVVPHPIKLVNEMRRVCKPEGRLYIVNHFQHTNPFISRFERLIAPFSGLLGFRPDFSLETFVLDTQLDIIEHHSVNLFGYWSLLEARNNKDILDDGMPAQATA